The window ccatgCGGTTACTAAATAGGTATTCCGTGTATTCCCACCAAGATTCTGTTATCGCTCCCACTGCATTCGGCTCTCTGAGTTCGTGCCAAAGCAGAGATAGCACGAATTGTTTGTACCGAATGAGTGGTCGTATACTCGGCGACAGAGCGATAGCATGTCGCAATCTTGCATCGGTTAGAAATGGGCTGTTTTGAACCAGCTCTGGTGGTATATCATGGATATCTGCAGCAATCCGCTGCACATCAACTGCCAACATCTCAAGTACTGGTAAACTGTAGGCGATATCGCCGCCGCTCCCCTCAGAAGCCAGAGATTCGGGCTTCCGTTTCTCGTCAGGCCCCAAAGCCATGATAGTCAGAGTTTGTAAATTTGGCAATTGCCGAATTGAAATAGCGTTGGCGAAACCTGTGAGGTCTCCTGGAATTTCGCATAGGGCGAGGTTCCGTATTCGGCTTCGGTCGAGGGCGATAAAGCCGTCCAAGGATTGGTCGTCGTTCTCAGCCAGTCGCGGATCGAGGAAAACATCCGAAGGAATTCCATTTGGGGGCCATCcatcaaagatggcaaagatATCAGTGTCATAGCTGATGAAAGGAGTGTCAAAGCGAATAGTGATATTTGACGCATGGAAAAGGCGGGAAGGCTGGAAAAAGTGTGGTTTCCAAAGCTCTCGGGCTTCGCGACATGCGTGAAGGGGTGGGAATATCGCATGTTTCTTGGGCTGCACAATATATCGATAATTGTAGCGCTGAAGAGgatccttttcttctactatGGCACTTGTTCTAGTACCAATAGCGCGATAATGGTGTCGATACCATCGAGCAGCTGGAGGTAGTATCCCAATCACCCGAGTAGGCCTTGGCACGGATTCCCATATCTTGAACCGCAGCTCTGCTGGCAAACGGGAAAATAGCGTGAACTCGGCAGccgtctcctccatcatggctggTTCATATGGCAAGCCTGGGTCAACCGTGACAACGCCAATGGTCGAAGTCCTTTGAAAATACTCTGCGCTGTGCAAAGAGCAATTCGTACTCCACAAAGATATATGTCTTCTGGATTTTTAAAAGGAATCGTCCAGGGGAATGACACTCCAAACCTTGCCCAAAGTAAACCCAGACCCCTCGTTGTGGGGGTTTCCGCAGTCCGCGGCCCAACGCCTTTTTAATTGGTTCTTCTCTTCCCGTTTACCGGTAAAGCACAGACTCAGGAGGTGATGCACTGCTGAATAACGCTTTCCTCTGCCTGTCTTATTGGCATATGCAGTCGTCGTTGGAGGCTGGTACGTGGCTCGCTCTAATACGCTCCCTTACTCAACCTTGTCACTGCTAAGGTATGCGAGGTAGAAACCGGCGAGATTCGCAATTTGTATCAAGGGGGAACAGAAAACAAATGACGTAATTACTGATATGTACAGAGTAGGGTGATGGAATGATCTCTGAGCGGACCATGAATAGAGGCGGTGGGGTTCCCCAACAATGGCTAAATAGAACCTATTTTTGGAAAATGACATTTTCCATTCAAAGTATAAGAAAGACGTAGATTACGGAGGATGGTACTCCGTAGAACCTAATGGGCCAATGAATGACATTGAGCGAGTGATAACAAAGTGGCATTGGTAATTGGCACAAAGCGATGCTTGCACATCTCGATTACATCTCTGTGGAGGCCCATACTCTGCTAGACAGATTCGACACATATTCAATTGAATGCTTCCCATTATGCTTCCCATTATGGTATCTTTAATTAAACTGACAGAGCTGACTTATTCTAAACAGTGGAATCTCTACACCTTGGATCTTCCATATCTACTGGCATTAATAGTCCCACTGATCACACCAGTTTTTGATCAACGCCTCGTCGATCGGCCCGAGCTTCCTCATGGTCTGACTATGTGCCACAGTCCTGTTGACATCAAAGTAAATGTGGCCGATACCTGCCTTCCCTTGCTCATCCATTCCCTTGTATGtgtcaagaagcttgatTCCTGGATTTTTCTCCACATCCTCTGCTGTCGCATCGATCGCACTGGCTTCAAGAGCACGAATCCACTCATCAAACGGAACGAGAGCCTTGATCCTTTCTCCGTAGTAATTTTTGAGGATTTTAGCAATCTCAGCCCAGCTCGTAGCCGACGGGTTGACTCCATGGAAGTATCCTGAGATGCTTGACAGAGGAATCTTCTGATTGATGCCAGCGACGTCCAAAACCAATCCCGCAATGTCTTCCACCGGCGTCCAGTCCACCACGTCTTGAGGACCCAGACTGGCCGGCAGCATCCCCATATGAACCGAGCTGGCGATTAGACTTGGTATGAATTCTTGGGGGTTCCAGGTGCCTTCTTTGGTTCGCGCACCAGCGATTTGACCGACCCGAATTATGGCGGCGGGGACCCCGGATTGCTCAACGGCGGCATCTAAAATAGAGCTTGCAGCAAATTTTGATTGACCATAGCCCATCTTTGGCAATGTCAGGTCATCAATGCGATGCTCAGGAATTGGCTCTGGCTTTGTCCACCCCTGGACAGTACCGATACTTGAGATGAAAACGATTGGTACTTTTTTGGCTGCCTTATTAGAAAACTCAACCAGCTGGCGAACTCCCAAAATGTAGGGCCTAAACGAGTTGACACtgatgttgaagttgacTGGCCATGCATTGTGTATGATGCGATCTGCAGTGGCTAGTATATCATTGTACTTGGCCTCAGGGAGATCGAGGTATGGCTTGGACAAATCGACACCGAAGAACTCGACTTTGGAAAAGTCGGTGCTCAACCCTCTAGCAGCACTGTAGGCGGGCTGGCGGGAGcgtcctccatcttggccgcgGTTGAAAGCAATGACCTTGACAACCCGAGGATTCTCAATCAGACGGTCAAGCATGTAGGCACCAAGTGATCCTGTAGTGCCGGTGACGATGACTGTTTGTGCTTCATCCAGAGGAAGCAGTTGATCCATATTTGGAGGCCGCAGGTCCGCAGTGTACTCTGAAATGATTTCAGCCATGTCACTAATCTCTTTTGCAGACGTGTCGTCATCGTTTTGGCCAATGATGATCGTCGAGAATAAATGATTGGCTAGCCCGCTTATTGTTGGATTTGCGTAGATGACtctggcagcaacaacatccTTGCCAGACTTTATACCAGCGAATTCCAGGGCTGAGCGCAGAGTTTTGGAAAGAGTAAGAACCTGCATCGAATCAACACCAAGGCTGAAGATATCAGACTCGGATTCAATTCCGGATATACCAGTCATGGATTCGACAATGTCCACTATGGACTGCGTTAGAGACTCTGGGCTAGAGATATCTAGCGGTGCAATCGCATCTTTTATTTCGATCGCCTCGTCCGTCTGCGCATATAATCTGTCGATGAAGTCTTTGTAGAGCCTTACAGTTGCCATTCGCTGCATCGTACCTTTGGGCGATAGTGCAAATGGTATGGTGGGATCTGAGATGGCAATCATATCGCGAGTAATTCTTCCATGAGCCACAGTGACCTTATTAATCTCTTCGACGATGCTCCACACACTGCTGATGAGAGCTTCTTCGGCTGCTTCGTCTTGTGGGTGTTCGTACGGCTCCAAGATCAAAGCGGGCTGGAACCGTTGCTGCCCTACTACAAGGGCGAGCTTGATAGCGGGATGGCCCACCACAGCGGCCTCAATTGTAACAGGATTGAGCTTCTCGCCTGTAGAGAAAACGATAACGTTATCCGTGCGGCCGTGGTAGAGCCAATGGTTTGGCTTCGTTGGATGCTTCTTATACATGTCGCCTGTAGACCATTCGGTCTTGTCTGGGAAAGTGTAAAAGAGGATTTTTCGCGATGGTTCCCCAATTTCTTTGCGGCAAATAAACATCTCGTAAACATCGTCGTCAGCTATTAAACGGAACTCAGCACCCATTTCTTCCGCATTGATGACGATCCATTGCCATAACGTGGGATCAGCCTGATGGTGAATCAGATAAGGTGCAATCCTAGACACGTTAGTTGTATGCTTTCATAGTTCTTTGGTGCTCTTTAGCTTACTCAGTCGAAGATATAATGTTGACGAGCTTAACGCCTCTTCTAACAAGTGCATCTCCTATCAGAGGGGCAAGATTGCCTATCCATCTATTATTAGTTGGTGCAATAAGAATGGGAAAGTGGAATAACTCAATCTTTTTTCTTACCTCCACCAAAACCAGTGCTCTTTAGATTAGCTAGGATCTGAACATGCTCATCATTCACACTCATGTCCTCGATAATTGAGGGAGGTAGTACTGCGGAATCAGCCTGCGAGTGGACCAGGCATTCTGCCACCAGATCTGCACTCAGAGGACGATTCGGCACCCCTAGAACTATCGGAACGCCGTGGTAAATGCCAAAGATTACCATGCAAGCAACTCCAGCCATGTGAAATGTGGGCATTGGCGAAAATAGCTTTGAGCTGTTGGTACCCCACCAGCTCCAGATTGAAGGAGCACCATCCAGAAAAGATGCCTCTTGTAAGTCATCAACGATCGCAAGGCTTCCTTGGCGAACAGTCACAGGCTTTGGAATGCCTGTAGAGCCACTCGTATGCGCAACAACCATGGGGTGCCATCTTGCTTCTTCAAACGGCGTGTTGTATGGCACATGAGGAGCCGTTGATTCAACCCAAATGCTCCAATCGGGGGCTGCAGTTGCTGGCATAGGATATGACTGAAGCCATGTCTCTATGGTGGATTGCATGGACGCATCGTACATGATCCGTGTGCATTCTGTGGCTTtgaaaagagaaatttgAGCCTCAAGACTATTGCGAGGCGAAATGAACAGGGCTTTATGATGAGCTTTTATACAGGCaagcatgatgatgacgtATCGTACGTCGCTTGGTCCGATATAAGCCACCGTAGGAAAACAGTCCTTCTGCGAGATATTTTCTGGGGCCTGTTGAAGTAGCTCACCAGCCACGTGGTTTACAGCATTTGAGACATCTTTGAATGTGATGGGGTGATAGCCATCTTCGAGATTGCTGGAAACCGGCTGATAGATGAAAACTCGTTGAGGATCAGAGGCTGCATACCCATCAACGATGTTGACTAAAAGTCGTTGTCCCAACTGGGACTTTGAGTTGATATGTCCGTTCATATCTGATCAAGTATGGCAGTAAATCTGGTGATCAAAGCCGATGTGTAGTTGTTGTAGAGATTGTGTGTCGTATTATAAGATGGTTTTTCGAGGTGTTCTGGCTAAAGCGAGCACCACCATTTATATCATTTTTGCCAGTCGCAGTGTCTTAGCATTCTAGAagcagacgacgacgacgtcacAAGGTAACCACGCCCCCAGTAGTTCTTCTGCGCCCTGTATCGGTGCGGTCTCGCGAATCGGTGGCCCGAAAGTGCCACAGCTGGAGCCATATTTCCTCTTTCAGGGATGAACGTTAAGTGGATCATGTCGCCCCCCCTTTATCGGCATGGTATATGGAAGGTACCCGATCCCGAGGATAGGGCCTTGTTTCTTTCCGTGATGGGTTACATACACTAGGCCTGGTAGAAGAAATGTTGAGCTCTTACAACTACTGGAGGGCAAAATGTATACATCACGATACCGGGTGAAGTTGTGAACTTCTCTGTCAGCACCCGCCATGACCTCCGAGTCCGCAATTAGCTGATCTAGCTCTCcaattattattactacgTCAGTTAATGACGAAACGGGTAGTGTATGTGTCATTTATCGCCCAGTTTCAACTTCAATGCTTTAGTGTACATGCTCCATGAGGTGGCTTCATTGGACCACATTATCATGTCCTGCCACTTTCATCGGAACACCATGGTGCCGATTCTCCCGACTCATATCGATGAGAGTCATTCATAAATGGCTGTTCAAAGTACTGTATACTCATAGTCATATAGAGGTTGTTTGAGACATGTTATGTCATCTAGTAGCTAAGAGAATATTTCTGTGTAACGCCGTCAATAGTGTCATCTGTGGCTGAGAAGTTGAGTAGAAACTCTGTTAGTTCTTCCCATATCCCTACGCTAGGAGCGAGAGGGCGGGAACGGGATCACCGCGGTGGCGTAGGCAAAAGAAGCCTCTCAGGGCTGGCCGTTTACCACAGTAACATTCTGCCCTACAAGAAAGAAACCCCCACTCGTAATGCAACTGGTACGATGAGGACACATCCTTGGCATCTACAAAGCCTGGTACATAATTGGCCGTTACACATGCACGCGATCGCCTCATCGCCGTTTTAGGACATGTGGCTGCGGACCAAGAGAGCTACCCGCACGCTATGCCCCAAAACACAGATGTCGGCGTTAACATATAGCACGGCAAGTAAATGCCGGGCTATGTccggagtacggagtaatacgAAATGTTCCTTACGCGTTTGGCGGCGGACAAGCCCGAGTCACattgagagaaaaaatgatGTCCCAATATGTACAAAGCACGGAGCTGTTTACGGCGAACATCAGCTTCGATTTGACACTTCGTGATCCACATACGTCTCGGAGCGGCGCTATTTTGACAGCCGGCACTCCGTCGCATCAAAACGCTAATACTTTCCAAAGAACGTCCTCACAGGGGCAGCTCAGGGATAGTTTCGGCTCCTAAGACACATAGTAGACGAATTACACAACAAGCCAAATAAGAATACCCGCTTTAGCCCCATTCAAGGAGTCCAAGCTCCTGGTACTAGGACAAGTAGTGTTTCCTTGCTCAATTATTTTGTCTGTGAAAGCTCTTGAAACACTGCTGTGTTCGTACCTCCGCTATCCATGGACTCCACGTATGTAGGAGCCGAGTCCGCGTGTTGGGGCATTACACTACTACCTTGATCCCACGTCGTATTTCCCTTCTGGGCTACGGATGATGTGCCGTGCGCCCGATTTAAGTGAGTCCGAGAGAATATGCAGGGTCACATCGCCTCTTATCTGACCCGAGGAAAAGTTTCTTGTTCGGGAAATGATATGCTGAGTTTATTATGGCTTAAGGAAGCTATTCCCTCGAGCATCACATTTTTGAATGACACAACGAACGTTGTCCTTTTCTCATAACATCGAAATGGGAGAAAGGCTGCCAATATTCTGGAGAGCTTGACTGCTATTCTACCGCGTTAATAATGCGAAAAATATTCACTCACCAAGGATTCATAAACGTCAGATGATCCATTTCAATACCGGACCCCAGGCAGGACGCACTGTCTCAATTCTTCTGCAACATATTACAGATTATATACAAGAGATTTCTCCATCTCAGGCACGAAGCGCTTGTGAACGCAACAGAAACCTAGAGTGTCCTACACCAGGCTTCACTGTTAATATTTATTGTATAGGAATTCCGGATATGGCCGCATATATCAGCGATTTCACTGCTTGCTGAGGATATCCAGGACCAATTGATAAGCAAACTGATATATCAGCTAGGCTCTGAAGGAGAATGGATATTGGGATGCCTCTCTGTCTGTTTTCTTCGAGGGTGGGAAAAGCCTGTGTATGGGTTTCTTTTCCATGGACCTCTTCCTTTGATAAATTGCCCATGAGAGAATTAAAGTTGAACGCCTGCAGGGCCGGCACTCTCCGCCATGCGGACTCCCAGGGTAGTGTCGAATACCTCTGTGGTATGGATGTGTCTGTGTTCAACAAGCCAGAACCATGTTCTGTCCGAGGATTGAATCCATCATTGGCTTCTTGGTTGTGAAGAAGTCTTGACGAGTTGGAAAACTCGAGGATGTCATCTTGCCAGTTGACTATTCCGACATCATGAAGCAACACGACCACATCCTCTACGCTGAGATAAGTTTCGCTTGTTGGAACGCCGGGGTAGTTCCGTGCCTGCTTTAAGCGGGAAGCCAGAGGCTGGCCTGGGCCAAGCCACCATTGGAATTCCGAAAGAATATCGTCGCGATTTCGAAAAGATAGCGTGAGTCCAAATATCCGAAAACCTAGGTCCGTAGCATGGCCAAAGTTCCCTCTCAGAGCTTCATACCCAGAAGAGAGTGTCGTACGAAGAAGACGTGATCCAATAGAAGAAGGTTCTCCGTTGATTGCAAACTCTAGAGCAAAGTAGGATGGCGAAACCAAGATCCGGTTGTCAGGTGGCTGTGGGTAAGCATTTTGGTCGAGTTGGTCGACTTGGTGATGGGTGGATGTAGACTCGTTTCCGAAGTGGATAGTatttttgcccttttctaGGTCGAGTTGTATAGCGTTCGCCATTGTTGAATTCATGTGATCGTCCAATGACATTGCTTCCGTCGCGTTTGGATTATCCAGATCTTCTGGAGATTGATCCACATCCCCTGATCCAGATTGTCGAGCCTCCCCGTCTACCACTTTTGCTACATGACGAAATTCTTTTATAGCGTTTAAGACGTCAGTGCTTAGATTTGTGTCATTTAGAATTACCCCGGACCGGATAAGGGAACTGGTCAAGTCCGTGAACACTGTGCAAGCGCGCTGGGCTGCAACTTGTAGGTCCTGTGCTCGCTTTTGCGAAGAATCGAATTTCTCTTTGTGCCGTTTCCGATATGCTTGTTGTGCAATGCGGCTTCGTATCCGTCGGGACTATGAACGAAGATCAACAGTTGATTCTATTTTAAGCTCGAGAGCACACGTTTCTGTACATTCGTGGTACTTTGTTCTTCCGGAGACGACATCGCAAGGCTTTGGCTCACTATTGTACAGATATGGCCTGAAGATGGTGATAGATTCGGTTCAATTTGGTGATTTCGTTTCTCACTTTTACTGCCACGGGCATATCCACGTTACACACTCCGACATGATGTGGGAAGCCAAGGTCTTTGTAACTGGCcgggcgagagagagaagaaccAGACTGGTTAGTTTGATTTGTAATGAACTTTATTCATCGTCTCAATTTGGGTTTAGCATCCAGCATCCCGCTCCACACAATCAATGTCAGCACATGTCTTACCCTTGACCGCCGGCATCAATAACGTTATCATCCCGAgaattaaagaaaaagaagaatctAGGCCTGGGCCAAATTTTGTATGTATATAGCCATACTGAAAGAATTGCGGCAGCAGTTTGCCTTTTACAAGAACTGGGGAAAGACTAGTTTGGGGGGGGATTCGATCTAACATAACCCTCCAAGTTCAATTTGCTGCAGACTCAAGAGCGCTCAATTTAAAGGCCAATTCACACATCTAAACGAAAGTCATGCTTCATGCGGCATATCTGTTATCCAGTTGGCAGGATTgctccaaaaaaaaaaagtctcgATGGCCGGTGCTGATTGAAACGAACCATGGCTCGAACACATCAATAAATAAGGTCGAATGCATTGAGCACCTAGGAGTAATGCAAGACAGTGGATGTTAATAATAGACCTGATTATATGAGACACAAAGGCGCATTTGGAACTCAGCATCTAGAAAAACAGATGCTTCCATTACACTTAAGATATATTAAAGATAGATATTATACTAGCCGAGAGTGAAGAATATAGAGGAAAACTTAAATCTTGTCATTCTTTAAAGATGAAGCTACTTTATCAAGGGCTGGATGGGATCGATCATCATAGCATCAACAAGCGTAGTACCCATTAGATCTTTTAACGACTGTTAGAGTGAGCGTTATTGATGAGTTCATTAGTGAATTGTACTCAATCATTAGAGAGCGAATGTGCGAGAAACCAAGACCAACGTCATCTAGGACTGTATCATCAGTAAGTAGAATTTGCCTACATTGGCGGTCATGTACGTACTAGAATGGTATCTTTATTTGGACAAAAGTTTATAATAGAAAAATACATTAGTGACATATTATTAACTCTTTTTGCTGAAAGGGATAGTAACAATGCAGGTGTCTGTACAAGCCGAATACAAAGGATTAGTAGTCAACAGTATATATAAGGGCTCTTTGCTCGACTAGAATCTTAGAGGGATTCAAGCTGATTGGTCATATATTTCCATACTTTCTTTGGGATCGGAGTTTGTATTGCGATGTTCGTATTTCTGGTGGTTGCGTGTATAAAATATCGCATGCCGGGGAGATAGTCTTCTTGATCAAAGCAAATTAACCAATGAATGGTCGTGGGGAATTTCAGAAAAGCTGGCAGTTCTTGAGGGGAAGGCAGAGACAATACTTGAGCTAAGTCTCCTGGTGGTAATGGTGAAGTTGTGGGTCAAAAATTGTGATGTCAGGAGGGTGCTTGTCGTCAAGCACTCGGGTGCATACTTGAAAGCAATGAAACAACTTTTGtcatggagagagagctgatATTATGTCAGTTAACGTACGTGGCATTTCGCTATCAAAAACTGCGATCTCACGAGTTGTGGGCTCGGCAGAAGACTGTAAGTTTCTATTTTAGCCACTAAAGACCATCGCAGTAAGTAGTCGCGATGAAGGCCTCATCAGTCTATGAGATGCAGCGGTCCAAGCTCACTTGGTACCGAGTTGCTTGCCATGTCATTCTTCCCGAGTGCTTTGGTGGAGATACTACAGGTACACTGCTACTTGTCTGCGTAACGtgtttttcctttcttgggCAGTTA of the Trichoderma breve strain T069 chromosome 4, whole genome shotgun sequence genome contains:
- a CDS encoding male sterility protein domain-containing protein, which encodes MNGHINSKSQLGQRLLVNIVDGYAASDPQRVFIYQPVSSNLEDGYHPITFKDVSNAVNHVAGELLQQAPENISQKDCFPTVAYIGPSDVRYVIIMLACIKAHHKALFISPRNSLEAQISLFKATECTRIMYDASMQSTIETWLQSYPMPATAAPDWSIWVESTAPHVPYNTPFEEARWHPMVVAHTSGSTGIPKPVTVRQGSLAIVDDLQEASFLDGAPSIWSWWGTNSSKLFSPMPTFHMAGVACMVIFGIYHGVPIVLGVPNRPLSADLVAECLVHSQADSAVLPPSIIEDMSVNDEHVQILANLKSTGFGGGNLAPLIGDALVRRGVKLVNIISSTEIAPYLIHHQADPTLWQWIVINAEEMGAEFRLIADDDVYEMFICRKEIGEPSRKILFYTFPDKTEWSTGDMYKKHPTKPNHWLYHGRTDNVIVFSTGEKLNPVTIEAAVVGHPAIKLALVVGQQRFQPALILEPYEHPQDEAAEEALISSVWSIVEEINKVTVAHGRITRDMIAISDPTIPFALSPKGTMQRMATVRLYKDFIDRLYAQTDEAIEIKDAIAPLDISSPESLTQSIVDIVESMTGISGIESESDIFSLGVDSMQVLTLSKTLRSALEFAGIKSGKDVVAARVIYANPTISGLANHLFSTIIIGQNDDDTSAKEISDMAEIISEYTADLRPPNMDQLLPLDEAQTVIVTGTTGSLGAYMLDRLIENPRVVKVIAFNRGQDGGRSRQPAYSAARGLSTDFSKVEFFGVDLSKPYLDLPEAKYNDILATADRIIHNAWPVNFNISVNSFRPYILGVRQLVEFSNKAAKKVPIVFISSIGTVQGWTKPEPIPEHRIDDLTLPKMGYGQSKFAASSILDAAVEQSGVPAAIIRVGQIAGARTKEGTWNPQEFIPSLIASSVHMGMLPASLGPQDVVDWTPVEDIAGLVLDVAGINQKIPLSSISGYFHGVNPSATSWAEIAKILKNYYGERIKALVPFDEWIRALEASAIDATAEDVEKNPGIKLLDTYKGMDEQGKAGIGHIYFDVNRTVAHSQTMRKLGPIDEALIKNWCDQWDY